In Blastopirellula sediminis, the following proteins share a genomic window:
- a CDS encoding calcium/sodium antiporter has product MLWPIVWMIVGLVGLVVGGELLVRGAAKLAALAGISPLVVGLTVVAFGTSAPELAVSLSASLKGNTDIGIGNVVGSNIFNVLAILGMSAVVAPLVVSSQLVRIDVPLMVALSFLVLLMGLDGEISQLDGGILFGILVVYLGWLIYQSRREQKAVQDEFAEEFGTQEKLTLAGLAIQLALIAAGLVALTFSSQWLVDGASTIAKQFGMSELLIGLTIVAAGTSLPEAAASVMASIRGERDIAVGNIVGSNIFNICCVLGLSALAPPSGIPVSPDALKFDIPVMIAVAVACLPIFFTGYTIARWEGILFVFYYVAYTTYLVLVAVNSSWSHPLGVMMLGFAVPLTVITLLVTTYRALRKPAESVSAEH; this is encoded by the coding sequence ATGTTATGGCCAATCGTCTGGATGATTGTGGGGCTGGTCGGACTCGTGGTTGGAGGGGAATTGCTGGTTCGGGGAGCCGCGAAGCTCGCGGCGCTCGCCGGGATTTCTCCGCTGGTGGTCGGGCTGACGGTGGTGGCGTTTGGGACGAGCGCCCCGGAGCTTGCCGTTTCGCTGAGCGCGAGTTTGAAGGGAAACACGGACATCGGCATCGGGAACGTCGTCGGCAGTAACATCTTTAACGTGCTGGCGATTCTCGGCATGTCGGCGGTGGTCGCGCCGCTGGTCGTCTCCAGCCAATTGGTGCGGATTGACGTGCCGTTGATGGTGGCCCTTTCCTTCTTGGTGCTACTGATGGGGCTGGATGGCGAAATCAGCCAGCTCGACGGCGGGATCTTGTTCGGCATTCTGGTCGTCTATCTCGGTTGGCTGATCTATCAAAGCCGCCGCGAACAGAAAGCGGTGCAGGATGAGTTCGCCGAAGAGTTCGGTACGCAGGAAAAGCTGACGCTCGCCGGACTAGCGATTCAACTGGCGCTGATTGCGGCGGGGTTGGTTGCGCTGACCTTCAGTTCGCAGTGGCTGGTCGATGGGGCGAGCACGATCGCGAAGCAGTTTGGAATGAGCGAACTGTTGATCGGTTTGACGATCGTCGCAGCGGGGACATCATTGCCCGAAGCGGCGGCGTCGGTGATGGCCAGCATCCGAGGCGAGCGCGATATCGCCGTCGGCAATATCGTCGGCAGCAACATCTTCAATATCTGCTGCGTGCTGGGACTCTCGGCCCTCGCGCCGCCAAGCGGCATTCCGGTTTCGCCCGATGCGCTGAAGTTTGATATCCCGGTGATGATCGCGGTGGCGGTCGCGTGTCTACCGATCTTCTTTACCGGCTACACGATCGCGCGATGGGAAGGGATTTTGTTCGTCTTCTATTACGTCGCCTACACGACCTATCTGGTTCTGGTCGCGGTCAATTCAAGCTGGTCGCATCCGCTGGGCGTGATGATGCTGGGATTTGCGGTTCCGCTGACGGTGATCACGCTGCTGGTGACGACCTATCGGGCGCTGAGAAAGCCGGCCGAATCGGTGAGCGCCGAACACTAG
- a CDS encoding GTPase — MSETIAALITPGGRSAIATIVVAGPKAGSAVDRHFFPLGKKQASTCQIGDILVGHWRDSAEDAGEELVVSRTAADRIEVHCHGGIAAFRRILNHLVAAGCREIAWSDYAHQSESSPIAAAARIALADARTSRTAGYLLDQYNGALEAELTAILGLLDAQQTSDAQLRLQSLLATANFGMHLTKPWKVVIAGRPNVGKSSLINALVGYERAIVFDQPGTTRDAVTAAAAFDGWPVELADTAGLRESDDAIEREGVARARKLQSAADLILLALDQSAPWTDEDQQLLAAYPNAIVIHNKSDLPADESSQRPAGLKVSAQRGDGIEQLNTMIGHTLVPTPPLHGTPLLFTGEQVAAVQQAAAQRPDAAIQTLRTLLA; from the coding sequence ATGAGCGAAACGATCGCCGCGCTCATCACGCCCGGCGGACGAAGCGCGATCGCCACGATCGTCGTCGCAGGCCCCAAAGCCGGCAGCGCCGTCGATCGACACTTCTTCCCACTCGGCAAGAAACAAGCCAGCACATGTCAAATTGGCGACATCCTGGTCGGACACTGGCGCGATAGCGCCGAGGATGCCGGCGAAGAGCTGGTCGTCAGCCGCACCGCCGCAGATCGAATCGAAGTTCACTGCCACGGCGGCATCGCCGCGTTCCGCCGGATCCTGAATCACCTGGTCGCCGCCGGCTGTCGTGAGATCGCCTGGAGCGACTACGCCCACCAGAGCGAATCGTCACCAATCGCCGCCGCCGCACGAATCGCCCTGGCCGATGCGCGAACGTCACGCACCGCCGGCTACTTGCTCGATCAGTACAACGGAGCGCTCGAAGCCGAACTGACGGCGATTCTTGGCCTACTAGATGCGCAGCAAACGAGCGACGCACAGTTGCGATTGCAGTCGCTGCTGGCCACCGCCAACTTCGGCATGCACCTGACGAAGCCGTGGAAGGTGGTGATCGCCGGTCGTCCGAACGTCGGCAAAAGCAGTCTGATCAACGCGCTGGTCGGCTATGAACGGGCGATCGTCTTCGATCAGCCGGGCACGACTCGCGACGCCGTAACCGCTGCGGCGGCGTTCGACGGTTGGCCGGTCGAACTGGCCGATACCGCAGGCCTCCGCGAAAGCGACGACGCAATCGAGCGAGAAGGAGTCGCCCGGGCTCGCAAGCTGCAAAGCGCCGCCGATCTGATCCTGCTGGCCCTCGACCAATCGGCGCCCTGGACCGACGAAGACCAGCAGCTCCTCGCCGCCTATCCCAATGCGATCGTGATCCACAACAAATCGGACCTGCCGGCCGACGAGAGCAGCCAACGTCCGGCCGGTCTAAAAGTCTCGGCCCAGCGCGGCGACGGCATCGAGCAGCTGAACACGATGATCGGGCACACCCTCGTTCCCACGCCGCCGCTGCACGGCACGCCGCTGCTGTTCACTGGGGAACAAGTCGCCGCCGTTCAGCAAGCGGCCGCGCAGCGGCCCGACGCCGCCATCCAGACGCTGCGAACGCTGCTCGCTTAG
- the obgE gene encoding GTPase ObgE — protein sequence MFVDRVQIEIEGGAGGDGCMSFRREKYVPNGGPDGGDGGSGSNIILLAEEGVDSLTALAHVKHWRGDRGSNGGPANRTGKSAQDIIIKVPIGTVVIEADAGFVMKDLNVAGEQMIAARGGAGGRGNLSFKNSTNRAPRQSTPGGKGEKRRLILELKSIADVGLIGKPNAGKSTLLSRLSRARPEIADYPFTTKFPNLGMVQIDYDKTFILADIPGLIEGASEGVGLGHEFLRHVERAGILIHLVEPAPVDGTDPIENYKAIRHELTQYDADLAARPEILCVTKAELPEGKEVRDQLAELTGGEVLLISAVTGENLNVLLRRAGEELDRARRQAQS from the coding sequence ATGTTTGTTGATCGCGTACAAATCGAAATTGAAGGGGGCGCCGGCGGCGACGGCTGCATGAGCTTCCGCCGCGAAAAGTACGTCCCCAACGGCGGTCCCGACGGCGGCGACGGCGGCAGCGGTTCGAATATCATCCTGCTCGCCGAAGAAGGGGTCGACAGCCTCACGGCCCTCGCCCACGTCAAGCATTGGCGCGGCGATCGCGGCTCCAACGGCGGCCCGGCCAACCGGACCGGCAAGTCGGCGCAAGACATCATCATCAAAGTGCCGATCGGCACCGTGGTGATCGAAGCGGACGCCGGCTTTGTGATGAAGGACCTGAACGTCGCCGGCGAACAGATGATCGCCGCCCGCGGCGGCGCCGGCGGCCGCGGCAACCTCAGCTTCAAGAACTCGACCAACCGCGCGCCGCGTCAATCGACTCCCGGCGGCAAAGGGGAAAAGCGGCGGCTGATCCTCGAGTTGAAGTCGATTGCCGACGTCGGTTTGATCGGCAAACCGAACGCCGGCAAGAGCACCCTCTTGTCGCGACTCTCCCGCGCTCGCCCGGAGATTGCCGACTATCCGTTCACGACGAAGTTCCCGAACCTCGGCATGGTGCAGATCGACTACGACAAGACCTTCATCCTGGCCGACATCCCCGGTTTGATCGAAGGCGCCTCGGAAGGCGTTGGACTCGGGCACGAGTTCCTCCGTCACGTCGAACGAGCCGGCATCTTGATTCACCTGGTCGAACCGGCGCCGGTCGACGGCACCGACCCGATCGAAAACTACAAAGCGATTCGCCACGAACTGACGCAATACGACGCCGACCTCGCGGCTCGTCCCGAGATCTTGTGCGTCACCAAGGCCGAACTTCCCGAAGGGAAAGAGGTGCGCGATCAGCTGGCCGAACTGACCGGCGGCGAAGTGCTGCTAATCTCGGCCGTCACCGGCGAAAACCTGAACGTGCTGCTGCGTCGTGCCGGCGAAGAACTCGACCGCGCTCGCAGGCAGGCCCAATCATGA
- a CDS encoding type III pantothenate kinase yields the protein MSGVWGTVDVGNTSIHIGLFAAADSRPLPAPTVTFSAASHEPDFTSLEALLPSDSVAWHVVSVNRPGQAAFEAWLKANRPGDSCRILAHTDLPLQISVAAPQKVGMDRLAAAVGANAIRDPRRPAIIIDAGSAITVDMVAASGSFLGGAIVPGMRMAARALAGQTDLLPEITVDVGEVPTAIGTDTLAAMRSGLYYSAVGGVRELIARFTAELIGPSPQVIFAGGDAAKLAPQMRIECVTIDHLVLGGVAIAARAAKGSR from the coding sequence ATGAGCGGCGTTTGGGGAACGGTCGATGTCGGCAACACGTCGATCCACATCGGCCTGTTCGCAGCCGCCGACTCGCGCCCCTTGCCGGCTCCGACCGTCACGTTCAGCGCCGCCTCGCACGAGCCGGACTTCACTTCGCTCGAAGCGCTGCTCCCCAGCGACTCAGTCGCATGGCATGTCGTCAGCGTCAATCGCCCCGGCCAAGCCGCGTTCGAAGCGTGGCTGAAAGCCAACCGCCCCGGCGACTCGTGCCGCATCCTGGCGCACACCGATTTGCCGCTGCAAATCTCGGTCGCTGCGCCACAGAAAGTCGGCATGGACCGCTTGGCCGCCGCGGTCGGCGCCAATGCGATTCGCGACCCGCGTCGCCCGGCGATCATCATTGACGCCGGCAGCGCGATCACGGTCGACATGGTCGCCGCGAGCGGCAGCTTCCTCGGCGGCGCGATTGTCCCAGGGATGAGGATGGCGGCGCGAGCGCTTGCCGGACAAACCGATTTGCTGCCGGAAATCACGGTCGACGTCGGCGAAGTTCCAACCGCGATCGGAACCGACACCCTCGCCGCGATGCGGAGCGGACTCTACTACAGTGCAGTCGGCGGTGTCCGCGAGTTGATCGCTCGCTTCACCGCAGAGCTGATTGGCCCGTCGCCGCAGGTGATCTTCGCCGGCGGGGACGCGGCGAAACTTGCGCCGCAAATGCGAATCGAATGCGTAACGATCGATCACCTGGTCCTCGGCGGCGTGGCGATCGCCGCGCGTGCTGCGAAAGGTTCGCGATGA
- a CDS encoding DUF1802 family protein, which yields MNATTIPYAIKEWDVVCEALRAGRQHLLLRKGGIQEEGDQFRAEHDAFWFWPTRFHQSPDQLNDAGQQFLQQLGEKHSGGNRFAVDLLAQVDQVRYVTQESKLAELDDFHILSADTVRMRYHYREPSVYLFLVRIYTAPHIKVYVETPEIAGCKSWIDLPEPPSAEGVKPVLTDEQFAAVKEKFEALFT from the coding sequence ATGAACGCAACCACCATCCCCTACGCCATCAAAGAATGGGACGTCGTCTGCGAGGCGCTGCGCGCCGGTCGGCAGCATCTCTTGTTGCGCAAAGGTGGGATTCAGGAAGAGGGAGATCAGTTCCGCGCCGAACATGACGCGTTCTGGTTTTGGCCGACCCGTTTCCATCAATCGCCGGATCAGCTGAACGACGCAGGCCAACAGTTCCTCCAGCAGCTCGGCGAAAAACACTCCGGCGGCAATCGCTTCGCCGTCGATTTGCTCGCCCAGGTCGACCAGGTTCGCTACGTCACGCAGGAATCGAAGCTCGCCGAACTCGACGATTTTCATATCCTCTCCGCCGACACCGTTCGGATGCGCTATCACTATCGCGAGCCAAGCGTCTATCTCTTTCTGGTCCGCATTTACACTGCGCCGCACATCAAGGTTTACGTCGAAACGCCAGAGATCGCCGGCTGCAAAAGCTGGATCGACTTGCCCGAACCGCCGTCGGCCGAAGGAGTAAAGCCGGTCCTCACCGACGAACAATTCGCCGCGGTCAAAGAAAAGTTCGAAGCCCTCTTCACGTAG
- the rpmA gene encoding 50S ribosomal protein L27, which translates to MAHKKGQGSSRNGRDSNPQYRGVKKFGGEVVRAGNILVRQVGTKFRPGKNVGCGKDYTLFALCDGSVLFDQEGRRVNIVPAAVEAN; encoded by the coding sequence ATGGCCCATAAGAAAGGTCAAGGTTCGAGCCGCAACGGTCGTGACTCGAATCCGCAGTATCGCGGCGTCAAGAAGTTTGGCGGCGAAGTCGTTCGTGCCGGCAACATTCTGGTTCGCCAGGTTGGCACCAAGTTCCGCCCGGGCAAGAACGTCGGTTGCGGCAAGGACTACACCCTGTTCGCCCTGTGCGACGGCTCGGTCCTGTTCGATCAAGAAGGTCGTCGCGTCAATATCGTGCCGGCCGCTGTCGAAGCCAATTAA